The following proteins come from a genomic window of Ochotona princeps isolate mOchPri1 chromosome 14, mOchPri1.hap1, whole genome shotgun sequence:
- the DYNC2I2 gene encoding LOW QUALITY PROTEIN: cytoplasmic dynein 2 intermediate chain 2 (The sequence of the model RefSeq protein was modified relative to this genomic sequence to represent the inferred CDS: inserted 2 bases in 1 codon) encodes MATRARPGXGRRGRVAAAALATGGVDGTEGPGRPAPLKDEVLGVVSVPSQWRGVQGVRGETKSCQTVSIGTAEATVQACKHTDVQVQTEAPELPGTQPASRRDTPRLAAFLRRVEAMVIRELNKNWQSHAFDGFEVNWTEQQQTVSCLHTLGYPPAQGQGLHVTSISWNSTGSVLACAYGRLDDGDWSTLRSYVCTWNLDRRGLNPRQPSAVVEVPSAIMCLAFHPTQPSHIAGGLYSGEVLVWDTSRPEDPLLCRTGLTDDTHTDPVCQVVWLPEPRPSHRFQVLSVAPDGKVLLWQAAGAGRLQLAEGFALVMQQLPRSPKLKKPSRGETEVGATAVAFSSFDPSLFVLGTEGGFPLKCSLAAEEVALTRLPSSVPLRAPAQFTFSPHGGPVYAVSCSPFHRNLFLSAGTDGHVHLHSMLQAQPLATLQLSHKYLFAVRWSPVRPLVFAAASGEGDVLLFDLHRSSQKPSVSIRQTPDGSPVYCLEFNPQQTQLLATGDAKGAVKVWQLSTEFTAQGPREVEDLEQLAMEVAARG; translated from the exons ATGGCGACGCGCGCGCGACCCGG CGGCCGGCGTGGACGAGTAGCCGCGGCGGCGCTGGCGACCGGCGGGGTGGACGGCACCGAGGGCCCGGGGCGGCCGGCGCCGCTCAAGGATGAGGTCCTGGGCGTGGTGTCCGTGCCTTCGCAGTGGAGGGGCGTCCAGGGCGTCCGCGGGGAGACG AAAAGCTGCCAGACGGTCAGCATTGGCACTGCTGAGGCCACCGTGCAGGCCTGCAAGCATACGGATGTGCAGGTGCAGACGGAGGCACCCGAGCTGCCCGGCACGCAGCCTGCATCCCGGCGGGACACCCCCCGGCTGGCAGCCTTCCTGCGCAGAGTGGAGGCCATGGTCATCCGAGAGCTCAACAAGAACTGGCAGAGCCACGCCTTCGACGGCTTCGAGGTGAACtggacagagcagcagcagacg GTGTCCTGCCTGCACACCCTGGGCTACCCCCCAGCCCAAGGCCAGGGGCTGCATGTGACCAGCATCTCCTGGAATAGCACAGGCTCCGTGCTGGCCTGTGCCTATGGCCG GCTGGACGATGGGGACTGGAGCACGCTCAGGTCCTACGTGTGCACCTGGAACCTGGATCGGCGCGGCCTGAACCCCCGGCAGCCGTCGGCGGTGGTGGAGGTGCCCAGTGCCATCATGTGCCTGGCATTCCACCCCACACAGCCATCGCACATCGCAG GAGGGCTGTACAGTGGTGAGGTGTTGGTGTGGGACACAAGCCGGCCTGAGGACCCACTGCTGTGCCGCACCGGCTTGACTGACGACACCCACACAGACCCCGTGTGCCAG GTGGTGTGGCTGCCGGAGCCCCGCCCCAGCCACCGCTTCCAGGTACTGAGTGTGGCCCCCGATGGCAAGGTGCTGCTGTGGCAGGCGGCCGGGGCTGGGCGCCTGCAGCTGGCCGAGGGCTTTGCCTTGGTCATGCAGCAGCTGCCGCGCAGCCCCAAGCTGAAGAAG CCTTCCCGGGGTGAGACTGAGGTAGGGGCCACGGCCGTGGCCTTCTCCAGCTTTGACCCCAGCCTGTTCGTCCTGGGCACGGAGGGCGGCTTCCCTCTCAAGTGTTCGCTGGCGGCAGAGGAGGTGGCCCTCACGCGGCTGCCTAGCTCCGTGCCCCTGCGTGCCCCAGCACAGTTCACTTTCTCACCCCACGGTGGGCCCGTCTACGCCGTCAGCTGCTCTCCCTTCCACAG GAATCTGTTCCTGAGCGCTGGCACCGACGGCCACGTGCACCTGCACTCCATGCTGCAGGCCCAGCCCCTTGCCACGCTGCAGCTGTCGCACAAATACTTGTTCGCCGTGCGTTGGTCCCCAGTGCGCCCCTtggtttttgctgctgcttctggggaaG ggGACGTGCTGCTCTTCGACCTTCACAGAAGCTCCCAGAAGCCCAGTGTCTCCATCAGGCAGACCCCAGATGGCAGCCCTGTGTACTGCCTGGAGTTTAACCCGCAgcagacccagctcctggccacCGGCGACGCCAAGGGCGCCGTGAAGGTGTGGCAGCTGAGCACTGAATTCACGGCGCAGGGGCCCCGGGAAGTGGAGGACCTGGAACAGCTGGCCATGGAGGTGGCTGCCCGGGGGTGA